A segment of the Capra hircus breed San Clemente chromosome 19, ASM170441v1, whole genome shotgun sequence genome:
TGAGCCTGGGCCAGGCCACCTTCTCCTTCCATTTCCTCACAAAGCAAGTAATGGAGCGGCCAGAGCGCTTATCCCGGGAGTCCTGCCAGATAGAGCTTCACTTTTAGGGTCCGAGGTTTAGAATGAATCTCCAGTTTCCCAAACAGCTTTCCCATCCAGTCCTTACTGTTCCACCCCACCCTTACCTTGCAGTTCACCTTGGCATAGAACTCAATCTCATTGTAAAACTCCACTCCATCAGGATTCTTGCAGCTGAGGAGACAATACTGCTAAAGAGATGAGGAAGGCTGAGAGTGGGGGgcagcagagaaaggaaagattCCCAGGAagcgggagggggagggggacggGGGTTACCTGAACACAATGCGGTGGTCTTCGATGAGCACGTGAACATCCGTGCTGTCCTCAACACAAAACTCCATGAACACATACTTGGGCCTGTCGTACCACAGGGTCCGGGCATGCTGCCTGAAGAGGAGTTGAGGTGGGGCTTCATAGCCGTGTGAGAGGGAAGGCAGGGAATTTGGGGAAGGTGGAGGGAAAACACAGTGACGTTTTATGCTACAGCACGGTCAAAGCGGGTCAAATAAGACTGAAGGGAGTGGAAGCGGGGCTGACAGGATTGGGGTGTGCGGTGAGGGGGAACCTGAGAAGAAGCGGAAAAGTGAGAGAGTAGAGAGGTAAGGGAGACATGGAGAATATTCAGGTCACATTTCTCTTCACCACCCCAAGGGTACAGACCCGGAGTCCAGGGCTCCCTTGGGACCTCACAGAACCTGGAGCGCCCAGAAAACATAGAGAAGCGACTCTCTAGTGAAAGAGGCGGCCAGAAGCACTTACCGTGCCATGGCTGCTCCCGCTGCCCTGCGGCGTTTGGAGTCCGAGGTAGGGGCTGCTATCTTTAGATCCTGGGGACGCCCCCAGCAGCTGCCTCTCCTTATATGGTCGGGGAAAGGGTTTAGAGGAACGGGACACGTTGCCTAAGCCAAGGGATTCGCATTCTAAAGGGTCTCTGGGAGAGCACAGTCCCTGCAGACCTTCACATCTCGGGGTCTCCAGAAATATACACGTTAGGAACAGACGACCCGCCAGCCGAAACCAGAGGAAGGGCTAGCGGTCGATACACACGGATGGACTTGTCCTGGCTTCATTCACCTGTTTCTCCAATGCTCAGTATACTCAGTGCCCGACACAAACCAGGCTCTCAATTTAAAAAACCATTGGCCAGAATTAAACACCCAGGGAAGTCGGGCCCCGGGTGACGTCTCAACTCGGTGACGTCTGAGCCCCGCCCACCCGCTACCCGGGTTTCCCAGCTGGCGCGCCGTTGCCATGGCAGCAGGGGGGCGCGGCTGACGTGCGGCGGCGTTTCCTGAAACATGGCGGCTGTCGAAGCGGCTGCGGACCCGGTAACGGGGCTGGTGGGCGCTGGACCAAAGGCGAAGgacgaagaggaggaggaagaggagtcgCTGCCGCCGTGCGAGGCAGTGCGCTGGGCGCCAGTGGGGGCGGTGGCGGAGGCCGGGCCCGGGGCGGCGGCGTTCTCCGAAGAGGCGGCGGCCGAGGAGCCCGGAGTGGTCCCCGGCTCCCCGCCGGACTCCCCCGGCCGGACGCTGAGGCGGCTGCGGGCCGAAAGGCGGCGGTTGGACTCTGCGCTGCTCGCGCTGTCCTCGCATTTCGCGCAGGTGCAGTTCCGCTTGCGGCAGGTGGTGCGCGGGGCGCCGGCGGAGCAGCAGCGCCTCCTGCGCGAGCTCGAGGACTTCGCCTTCCGCGGCTGCCCTCACGTCCTGGGTTACGGGGGCTCGGAGGACCCCGCCAGCGATGATGGCGACGGGCTGCCGGGGGACCGACCACGGTTACGGGGCGAAGACCAGGTGAACAGCTGGGGCCGGGCCCCGAGGGATATGGGAATAGAAGGCTGGGTGGGTGGCGATGTTAACTCGAAAGCAGGTAGCACTGGTGAGGAACCGGCTAGTCTAGGTGGGTATGCGTGTCCCAGAAGAGACCCGACAGAGaccagacagagaggcctgggaagCTGATGATGAGAGGTGTCCACCAAAGGTGTGGAAAGAGATGCAGGTGTGATGACATAAAAGGCAAAAGAGGGATGAGCGAGAAGAGTATTCAGACAGCAGAGGAACCAGCTGAAACAATACTGCTCCCACTCACCTTGTCATTGCTTCCAGTACCTAAGTCTTGAGCACGTTTGCTGATAGAATACCCCGACCCCAGGGATTGAGAAAATTGGTTAGCGAAGAGCAAGCGAATTGAAATCCATGGAAATTTAGATCTACTCCTTATCTGTGCTTTCCTAGAATCTAGAGAATGTCTTTTATCTTCCGATTCTCCTGTGTGAGAGCTTTGGTAAACAGTAAGTTCTCAGTAATTGAAAGAAATACAACTCCTGATTATATAAATTTACTAATGCTGGTATTTTTAAACTCCTTCCCATCCTACTTAATAACTAGATATTCTGAAGGAAGCACCTTTGGCAGCTGTGACAAGATTCATTCAGTTAGCTGGCACTAAGTCCTGAGAATTTGTATGACATCCACAGGCAACATTTCCTTACAGTTTTTGAACCTCTGTAAGTGCGTAATTGTAGATAGCTTGTAGCTTGTTGGGCTTTCTTTTCCCCACCTTTTTATTGTTTAGGTTACAATCCACATGTGGCTTTCTTCCCACTAAAATTGGTTTTAGCCAAGAAGACTTATCAGTAGCAGATATTGACTTGCTTATTTTAATCTGAATGTTTCCAGTACAAATCCTGTGTTTGCTGTACCACCCTTCTCTCCACATACCCACAGCTCCTTGCACAAGTCCCCATATTGCCAGGCTTTTAAGGAACAAATAGGATAGAATTACTGTGGTTGGGCTCTGTTCAGGAGTGAGGAGCACCGAAGGTTCTCTGTGGAGGTTTGgctatttgtttttacttttggaGACACAgtacagctggaaaaaaaaaaaaaaagtttcaagatCAAACACCTGATGTGCAGCTGCAGTCTTGTGTGCGTATCTTGACACGTGAAGAAGTAGCACCAAAGCGGGGATGTGTTTGAACCAAATGATTTAGTATGTATCGGTTTCAGTTTTTCAGGGTTTTTACCCAGTATTTTATCTCACTTCATACTGGAAATTATTTATTTCCTGTCTTGCACCAGAGCTCATTGTTCTCACCTAGTAAACTTGTTTGCCCATAACTCCCGTAGATAGGTACTCAGTAATTACCGTCGCAGGTGAAGCGTTCAGCTGCTACACTCATGAAAATGGAATCAGTGTCTATGACTGGTTTCTTTCTTCTTGGATTTCATAGCTTGGGAAGGcttacaatgaaaacaaaattttgctACTTCTTTCCCTTTGGGCCAGTTAAACAACTGTCACCATAAGAGTTCAGTATTTAGTTATGTGTCCTTCTGAACATGATTGAGTTCAGTAACATACAGCAAGTGTATACTGAGAGCTTACCCTGTGCCAGACACTCAGCTTGGCCCTGGGGGTACAATCAAGGCCTTTGCCCTCAAGGAGTTCATAGAACTGGGGAGACAGACTCCTACACAGATCTTTAAAATGTAACATGAGCTAGCGTAAAAGTGTGTATAAAATACAGAGTATGTGGTCGGTTCTGCCTGAGGAAATCGAGGAAACCTCTTAAAGGATATCTAGGCCTTCATTCAGTGGGGGAGAACAggattctgagaaaaaaaaaaaactgcgaCTTTGGGAAACGATTGGAGAGCAGTATCCCCCGAGAGAAGGCTTGCTTTTCTATTagacaaaactaaagcaagaggCTTGTTTTTTTAAGTAGCTAAACAAAAGttaatttgttatttttcatttgttctctCTCATACCTTACTTCTGGAGGCCTTGGTAAGTACCATTTTAAGATTAAATTTAATATCCTATAGatatctaggagaaggcaatggcaacccactccagtactcttgccaggaaggtcccatggatggaggagcctggtaggcttgcagtccacaggattgctaggagtcggacatgacttcactttcacttttcactttcatgcattggagaaggaaatggcaacccattccagtattcttgcctggagagtcccagggacgggagagctgggtgggctgccgtctatggggtcacacagagtcggacacgactgaagcgacttagcagtagcatagaTATCTAGTTTAAAGTGCAGAGTTACACCTGCAAATAATTTGCTGCTTTTGCTTTTTATACTCAAGAAAGACAAGGGAGGGGCTTCCTGGGCAGTCCAGTGACTGAGACACTGCAGTCCCATTGCAGGGGGTGTAGGGATCCCtcatgctgtgcagtgcagcaaaaaaaaaaaaagtaaggcaaGGAAGAACCAGTTTTTGAGAGCATATTGGCAACACTTTACCTCTCcaaagagtttttgttttgttttcttgccatacagtactgcatttgggatcatagttccccagagattgaacccacaccccctgcagtggaagcacagattcctaaccactggaccaccagggaagaacctCTCCAAAGGATTTTTAAGCATTTAAATGAAGAACTGACCCAGTGGCCAACAGTGAAAAAAGGAGTCACTGTTTAGGGAACCTtaccagccttttttttttttttttaagaaaacttattACCTTCCCATTCCTATTACTtggctttagatttttttttcactgccttAGGCACttgcatttattcatttgattttgCAATATATTGAAGGAGCTTCGACCTTAAAAAACTAGTTATGAGTTACCAAGCCTTTCTCTACACCCTTACCTCCAGATTCTCTTGCACAATTTGGCTGCCACAACTGTTCAGGAGAATTGGCTATGGAGGATGGCATGTTTAATtcctggaaggcttcctggatgAAATAAATTGTGTCAATCTTAACTAGAACtttgtggggtgggagggggaagcAGTGTTAACAAAAGGCTCCATTGTATTCATATCCTATTTCCAGTGAAGGAGAAATTCTTAAAACACACATTTAATATAGTCTCCCAGATGAAATAATTCTTTTTGAGTAGTCAGTCTCATGAattctgttggagaaggcaatggcaccccactccagtacccttgcctggaaaatcccatggatggaggagcctggtgggctacagtccatggggtcgctaagagtcggacatgactgagtgacttcactttcacttttcactctcatgcattggggaaggcaatggcaacccactccagtgttcttgcctggagaatcccagggacgggggagcctggtgggctgctgtctatggggtcgcacagagttggacacgactgaactgacttagcagcagcagcatgaattcTGTATTTCATTTGGGTTACTTGGgagcattttacattttaatagttGTTGTTGGCTTAAGAGGATTCTTAATATGTTCTgacttttccttttcctgtgAAATCGATCtaaatcttttcctttcttagaGTGAGCAGGAGAAACGGGAACGTCTGGAAACCCAAAGGGAGAAGCAAAAAGAACTGATCCTGCAGCTCAAAACCCAGCTCGATGACCTGGAAACATTTGCCTATCAAGAGGGCAGTTATGACTCCCTTCCACAGTCCGTGGTCTTGGAAAGACAGCGGGTGAGCAGATCTTGAGGCTCCTCCTTTACTGCCTCGGGTTCCTTTGTCCCTTCCAGCATTCACAGGATAGCCCTTCCCAGCTTGCTCACCCTCGGCCTCACCACTGGCCCAAATCAAAGGGAAATGTTACTACTACCTGGGACCAGTCTTTATTCACTCATGGAAACACAAGTGCCAAAGCTTTCTAATATGATGATGgagcctttttttttaagtggtggtGGTTATTATTAATAGtcatataataataacaacaataatcttTCATTTGATCATTAAAACCATTCTACTTGGGCACTTCATAGTAGTTTTATAAACTAGTTTTTTCCCCCAGCACCCGTTGAGAAATATTCCAGGACTCCTGACTTTAAAGCTGTATGTATTAAAGCAACACCTGGGCAGACAGGTAAATCTGCTGGTCAGAATACAGCCTCTCCTGTGTGTTTGTCTTCCTGGAGCCATGATATGGCTGTTTTTTCTGGCACAGCTGGAGTTATACATTATATGGTTTTCACATTGTTCCTCATATTGTCACTGGAATATTTTGGCTGTAACATGCCTGAGTATTTTGCAGAGCTTTTCCTTTAGTTGCCTAGAATAGCACAAAGGGGGATGAGAAGGTCTAGAGACTAGGGGAAATCAGTGTTTATTCTCTTGAAGGCCATGAGGGAATCTACTTTTGGGGCTTTTGGGATCATCAGCCACTTTGGATCATTCACACTGTTGTTCTCCTAAGTGAAGGTTACCTGGCCAGGTAGAAAATTTGCAGCAAGAAGAGCCATTCTGTTGGAATCAAGTGTCTTTATGTCTATAAGAGAAGTAAAGGGCCTGTGCCCTCACCTTGATTAGCAGTTGTGCCATTTTGTCCACAAATTTGATTTCCATTTAAGGGTAGAAGGGAGGCAACTAGTCAAGATTCTCCTTCTCCCTAACCCTCTCACTGAAAATTCCAAAGGGTGTGCTCATGGCTTTGGTCTTGGTAGGTGATCATTGATGAGTTAATAAAGAaactggacatgaatctgaatgaGGACCTCAGCTCACTGTCCACTGAGGAGCTTCGACAGCGTGTGGATGCTGCTGTGGCTCAAATCGTCAACCCAGCCCGAGTGAAAGAACAGCTGGTTGAGCAGCTGAAAACTCAGATCCGAGACCTCGAGATGTTCATCAACTTCATCCAAGGTCAGAGCAGATGGCTGGACGTCGtcataattatatgtatttttgagTACCAACACCTAATAGGGTCGGTCCTTGATGAACTGTTAAAGAGGTTTGATCACTTGGTAAGGGAGCCAACACAGTGGTGTGGAAAGGACATGGATTTTAGAACCATAGAGTTAAAATCTCAGCCCTGTTGTTCACCAACTTCATGTCCTTCATGGACTAAAGAGGGTAGGCAGTTTCCTAACCTCTTTCGTCTGGCTCTCCTCCTCCATAAAATGATGATTCATGTTTCCTGCCCTGAGCAAATAGTTAATGAGTCAGCTAGTATATTGCTAGTCACTGTTCCACAGAATGAAATACTATTTGTAAAAGTCTTGTCACACGGTAGGCACTAGTAAATagtatttctcctttaaaaaccTGCCAAAATGAGTCTAAACAAGGGTCTTCTCTTCATAACCTCTGATTGTAGATGAAGTAGGAAGCCCGTTACAGACAGGGAGTGGACACTGTGAGTGCAAGGCTAGTGGGAAGACAGGAAGTGACTCCAGCAGAACTGGCAGCAGCAGACTGCCTCCAGGAAACAGCAAAAGTAAGTACAGCTTCCAGAATGGACAAatcgagagagagagaaagtggacTAGCAGTTGCCTGGGCCTGGGGATTGGGGAGAAATGGGGAATGGAAAATGCCAGTGCTACATGGTTTCTTTGGAAgaggatggttgcacaactctgattattaaaaaaacaaaactgaatcatACACTTTTAATGGGTCAGTTGAATGTTATGTGAGTTATATCCCAAAATAGTTGTTATTAACCAAAATAGGTAAGTCCAGTGCCATCCTGGGTGGCTCTTGGCTTCATGCAGGACCTATACGGTAGGTCAGAAGCCAGACTGAATCTCAGCTTCTAAGCTATAGGTGGCACGTCTGACCACTACAGCCTCTCACTGATGAGTTACTGTGTTTCCTACGCAGCGAAGGCAGAAGATGTGAAGAGAGTTCGGGAGACAGGGCTGCACCTGATGCGGCGAGCGCTGGCAGTGCTGCAGATCTTTGCCGTCAGCCAGTTCGGGTGTGCCACGGGCCAGATCCCGCAGCCCCTGTGGCCGAGGGGCCAGGGCGACAGGGACTACTCTCCCTTGCTGAAGAGGCTGGAGGCATCAGTAGACAGGGTGAAGCTGCTTGCCCTGAGACACCAGGCGCACGACCACATCATCAGCTCCGCCAGCCTCCAGGACCTGTCTCTGGGAGGCAAGGACGAGCTGACCATGGCTGTGCGgaaggagctgacagtggctgtGAGGGACCTGCTGGCCCACGGGCTGTACGCCCCCTCACCAGGGATGAGCCTCGTCATGGCCCCCATCGCCTGTCTTCTGCCTGCCTTCTCCTCGGCCCCCGAGGCCATGCACCCCTGGGAGCTCTTTGTAAAGTACTACCACGCTAAGAACGGCCGCGCGTACGTGGAATCCCCAGCCCGAAAGCTCTCACAGTCTTTCGCCCTGCCTGTCACAGGAGGCACTGTGGTGACGCCCAAGCAGAGCCTCCTGACAGCCATCCACATGGTGCTGACGGAGCACGACCCTTTCAAGCGCAGTGCAGACTCAGAGCTGAAGGCCTTGGTGTGCCTGGCGCTGAATGAGCAGCGTCTCGTGTCCTGGATGAACCTCATCTGCAAGTCGGGGTCGCTCATCGAGCCCCACTACCAGCCCTGGAGCTACATGGCACACACAGGCTTTGAGAGCGCCCTCAACCTGCTCAGCCGCCTCAGCAGCCTCAAGTTCAGCCTCCCTGTAGACCTGGCTGTGCGCCAGCTCAAGAACATCAAAGACGCCTTTTGATGAGAGTGCCCTGGCACGAGACCAGCACCTTGCTCAGTGGGGATAGATGGCTCATCTTCTAGGGTAAAAGCAAGGATTAGGAGGAGGGGCTAAAGACATTTTCACCAGCCAGATAATACGAAGTCTGTTTTCCCCATCAACTAAGCATCTCAGAAAGATATGCTGGAGACCCTCTTGTTAAAAGCTTCAGCCctggtgtgtgtgcacatatgagCACATGTACTTGAGCCTGTGGAAAAGAAGTCAGTCACGGGTACACCTTTGTCATGCCGCACCTGATTTTTAGAAAATCCAGGTTGCTGTAAGCATTCTCTTCACAGTGGTGAGTGAGTTGTTGGTCCTGGAAGAGATTTAACTTGAGGCTCCTGTCAGTCACGTTGGGAGTCATCTTCCTTCACTTGAAGCAGGTTTGTGAGAGTCCTGGGTCAGAATTTAAATTCCTTTTGTGAATACCAATGGCTCTGTCTTTCTGAGCCCAGGATCGGGGGAGGCCATGTCTGTTCCATAGCTTCCTCTAAAGCCGGGAGTGGAAGTATCCGAGAACAGTATTTCTAAGGGTATTAACCACAATTGGTTTTTTTCGTGGTGCCATAAaccttgtgagatcttagttccctgaccagggattgaaccgaggccTATAGTGGCGAAAGTGCCAcatcttcaccactggactgccaggcaatttCCCATGGTTGATTCTAATATGAGCCCTTTTTCACATAGACGTAAGAACTAAATTCTGTCCCTGACAAGGTAGTCATGGCCTAGGTGATGGTCTTTTAGTTTCAGAGCTCTTTTACAAGGACAACCACCACCTGGTACCATCTGCCCTGGCAAGTAACCTTTTCTCTGTGCACCTGCCAGCTCCCAAGAAGGAAATGTGGAGTCCTGGAGGCTGCTTGGTG
Coding sequences within it:
- the PTGES3L gene encoding putative protein PTGES3L isoform X1, translating into MARQHARTLWYDRPKYVFMEFCVEDSTDVHVLIEDHRIVFSCKNPDGVEFYNEIEFYAKVNCKDSRDKRSGRSITCFVRKWKEKVAWPRLTKEDIKPVWLSVDFDNWRDWEGDEEVELAQVEHYAEALDMAAVSDGRIGEEQTDGAFDFLRIGHNLCICTHQGFLEYLSLCVCMS
- the PTGES3L gene encoding putative protein PTGES3L isoform X3; protein product: MARQHARTLWYDRPKYVFMEFCVEDSTDVHVLIEDHRIVFSCKNPDGVEFYNEIEFYAKVNCKDSRDKRSGRSITCFVRKWKEKVAWPRLTKEDIKPVWLSVDFDNWRDWEGDEEVELAQVEHYAELLKKVSTKGPPPAMDDLDDDSDSADATST
- the PTGES3L gene encoding putative protein PTGES3L isoform X4 gives rise to the protein MARQHARTLWYDRPKYVFMEFCVEDSTDVHVLIEDHRIVFSCKNPDGVEFYNEIEFYAKVNCKDSRDKRSGRSITCFVRKWKEKVAWPRLTKEDIKPVWLSVDFDNWRDWEGDEEVELAQVEHYAELLKKVSTKGPPPAMDDLDDDSDSADATSN
- the RUNDC1 gene encoding RUN domain-containing protein 1 isoform X2, translating into MAAVEAAADPVTGLVGAGPKAKDEEEEEEESLPPCEAVRWAPVGAVAEAGPGAAAFSEEAAAEEPGVVPGSPPDSPGRTLRRLRAERRRLDSALLALSSHFAQVQFRLRQVVRGAPAEQQRLLRELEDFAFRGCPHVLGYGGSEDPASDDGDGLPGDRPRLRGEDQSEQEKRERLETQREKQKELILQLKTQLDDLETFAYQEGSYDSLPQSVVLERQRVIIDELIKKLDMNLNEDLSSLSTEELRQRVDAAVAQIVNPARVKEQLVEQLKTQIRDLEMFINFIQDEVGSPLQTGSGHCECKASGKTGSDSSRTGSSRLPPGNSKTKAEDVKRVRETGLHLMRRALAVLQIFAVSQFGCATGQIPQPLWPRGQGDRDYSPLLKRLEASVDRVKLLALRHQAHDHIISSASLQDLSLGGKDELTMAVRKELTVAVRDLLAHGLYAPSPGMSLVMAPIACLLPAFSSAPEAMHPWELFVKYYHAKNGRAYVESPARKLSQSFALPVTGGTVVTPKQSLLTAIHMVLTEHDPFKRSADSELKALVCLALNEQRLVSWMNLICKSGSLIEPHYQPWSYMAHTGFESALNLLSRLSSLKFSLPVDLAVRQLKNIKDAF
- the RUNDC1 gene encoding RUN domain-containing protein 1 isoform X1, yielding MAAVEAAADPVTGLVGAGPKAKDEEEEEEESLPPCEAVRWAPVGAVAEAGPGAAAFSEEAAAEEPGVVPGSPPDSPGRTLRRLRAERRRLDSALLALSSHFAQVQFRLRQVVRGAPAEQQRLLRELEDFAFRGCPHVLGYGGSEDPASDDGDGLPGDRPRLRGEDQALSEQEKRERLETQREKQKELILQLKTQLDDLETFAYQEGSYDSLPQSVVLERQRVIIDELIKKLDMNLNEDLSSLSTEELRQRVDAAVAQIVNPARVKEQLVEQLKTQIRDLEMFINFIQDEVGSPLQTGSGHCECKASGKTGSDSSRTGSSRLPPGNSKTKAEDVKRVRETGLHLMRRALAVLQIFAVSQFGCATGQIPQPLWPRGQGDRDYSPLLKRLEASVDRVKLLALRHQAHDHIISSASLQDLSLGGKDELTMAVRKELTVAVRDLLAHGLYAPSPGMSLVMAPIACLLPAFSSAPEAMHPWELFVKYYHAKNGRAYVESPARKLSQSFALPVTGGTVVTPKQSLLTAIHMVLTEHDPFKRSADSELKALVCLALNEQRLVSWMNLICKSGSLIEPHYQPWSYMAHTGFESALNLLSRLSSLKFSLPVDLAVRQLKNIKDAF